The DNA sequence AAGAAGgctcaccaggcatggacctCCTTATCTGCGGTCCTAGCTGAATTCACCACACTATGAAGAAGGGGAAGTTTGGCATTTTATCTCCAACCTCATTTGTACACATCTGAATATGGATCCAattcactaaaaaaattaaaacatatttttaatgaAGTGAAATTATATCCACATTTTATTTTGGTTATGATGAACCAAACAGGTATGTTTCTTGATTCAATCTTGTTCAATTTTAATATGAATCCAAAGATGTCAACCATGATGAGGCTTCTTTGATTCAAGAAGTAACTACAAAATATTTCAAAGAGGGTaattaaaattacttttaatgAGATCCACATTCATAGCAAGGAACTGTATAGTTTATGGACATATATCTCAAATATATATTGACTTATATCTCAAATAGCCTTGGTTTTATTCTtgacattaaaaaagaaagatttgtGGACAAGGAAACAATTTCCCCAAGTAAAgaatgtgatggtgatgattttAACTTTTTCCAGAGCTGGACAATGAAAAACAATCAAATTGGAAATAGGCCCAACAAGCCTTGCCAAATGCAGTTTTTACTAGTGTGCTGTTTTTGCAACAGGGGTCTTGAAATATTAGTCATTTTCATGTTTCAGTTTATATATCTCCACTTAATGAACAAAAATAATGATGGTTTCTTTTATAGAAAATATCAACCACATTTAGTTGCTGAACTTCTTTACCagtgtttttcattttaatgaaACTGCTACTTTTGTGCATTGGCTTTCAATATATAAAAGGTGTCAGTTTCAAAGTTGCTAAACTCTGAGTAATGGGGTTTAGAAAAATCATTACTTGGTACTTGGAAAAACCTTACCAGTCAGGCTAAGCATGACAATGTTAGAAATAGCTGAATGGTCTTTGATATTTTTATATTACAATAACAGATATTAAATTTAATCACCCAAAGCTCATTTGTTGTCTGGTGATCTAATGTATACAGCTTTGGATGATAGCAATTATTTTCATTATACTATTCCCATAGGGTTTGGGGTGACCATTACTGCAGTGAAAAGGATTTAACTAGCTTGAGTAAGGTTCTGTATCAATCAAGGCACTTTAAAAAATATCATAATATTCCTGCCTGCACTACCTGGTGACTGATGGAGCAAATTCAGCAGTGCTCAACGATGAGAGACATTTTTTTTACTAGTTAATGGCTGGGGGCAGATTATACAACTGACAAGAAAATAGCACAGAAACTGAAGAACTTTTGCAAAAACACCTCTGAAAATGTAACTACAAAAAGTAAGAAAGTAACCCACTTCCCAATTATTAAATTGCTTTTGAAAAGTAACTTCACTGTGTCATCACCACACACAAAGTAGGATGTTCATTGGCAGCTAGATAAATCTGCAAGTTGTTATGTCCAAGTTTTTCAAAAGCTGCATCTTTCATTGTTAACCAGGAATGCTTGGAAGTAAACTCCATGCTTATCTTTATAGAGATGCACATAAGTACTGAAACatggataatttcaaaaagtcTGTTCCTTCTTTCAGAAGGCTCTCAAGCAGTGTACTCACAACCAAACATTTTTTTCTCTATGCACAATTATAGTCGTATACACTTCTTACATGTCTTCCCTTATTTGCCTATTTTTCTAAGCCAAACAGATTCAAACACTCCCATTTGTTTTTTCAGGAGTTACTCCATCCTCTTGATACTTTTGGCTGTCCCTTTCTGCACTTTTCACACTTCTAATGGAACAGAACTGTACACAGCATTTGATATAGTTGCATTTTGGATATGTTTGGACAGTATTTGTTTGGTCTGCATTATGTTGAGTTTGAGTTCTGTCAATATCGTTGATCTGTTTGGGCTCTGTTATAGTGACAATTTCATTTCTAAGTATATCCAATATGACACTTGAAATTTTCACAGCACACTGGAACAACATTTTCATTTAGTACCGCAAACTTAAAGGTACTGTTTGGCCAGTCATCACCACCTTGGTATATgtacaaagttgttgttgttgttttgttttggtttttttgcctCAGTGTGAATCATATTACACTTGTTTACATTGAACCACATTTGCCATTTTACCTTTCCAACATTTTGTAGACATCTAAGATACTTTAATGGCCCAAAATAATATAGCCTTATCACTAACTCTGGCTAACTCACTGCTAAATGGATCATTTATGAAGTTAAAAAGCACTGGCCCCAATACAGATGTTCCAAATCCATGTAAGGTAAATGCatgaaggagggagcaagccagcttacatggaggcaataattcaatgccttaaaaacatgaAACTTTTCACATTTACCCCGAACAGACTCCAAATGATAAACTAAGATATTATAACAACATTTACTATGCTTTATTTGTGCATCTCAATATTAAGTTTGTAAGAAGTGGTAATGAGATGTTACTTCAGATTCATAGAAACCTGAATGAATTCATAATTCTCTTGGTTTGTtaatcagagagagagaaaaaccagaCTGAAAATGATGGGAAGTAGAGATGATTCCTTTAGAAAAGTCAAAATCAAAAATGAGTATTCACAGGCAGCAAAAAACATAATCTAATTTTCTAAAGCAGTAACAAAAATGAGGTTCCATTTAAGAACATTTCATTCTTCTGATTGAAGTAATTGCCCTAAATTATACAATGGCAAAGCCCTTTTAGGTTTTACTAGCTTCtactaaaggtaaaagtaaaggttttcccctgacgttaagtccagtcgtgaccgactctggggttggtgctcatctccatttctaagcaaaagagctggcgttgtccatagacacctccaaggccatgtgaccagcatgactgcatggagcggcgttaccttcctgccggagcagtacctattgatctactcacatttgcatgttttcgaactagtttggcaggagctggggctaacagtgggcgctcattccgctcctgggatttgaacctaggaccttttggtccgcaagttcagcagctcagcactttaacacactgtgccaccagggccccctatCTTCTACTAGATACCAATATTTGAATTTATTTAATTAGAAGTTGTAAAACAGAATATTGAAGATGGTtgctaaaacaaaacaagaataatCATATAAAATAGtcaagtcaaaaattatttatttttaattcaaacttttttttattaaagTATGAATGCCTTTATGTTGCAGAATAGTTTACATACATTTGAAAGCAATAAGCATATTTTCAAGAGACCCAAGTCATCTTCAGTATCCCATGATCAATCTACATGCTGTAACACAGATCgctcacatacatacacacacacacatacacaaacatacaaagTGTACATATTCACACACAATGGAACATACTTCTATAGCTATCTGCTTTGATTAGCTTTCTTTAAGGCTTCTGTAAGGTGCCCTAGTGCTCCTAACATTACCACGGTTTATGAAGAAGACGGTATAAAGGAGCAGCATTACCTGCAAACTATTAATCAGCACTTGGcctttaaatgtgttttttaaaccaAGTTAAATTAGGAACCCTTTCATTCATGATCAGAAAAGGATTTCGGAATGCTAGTTTGAGATTCGAATCAGAACAAACCATCTGCATTCAAATTTGATTCCAGGGGATTCTTGAATTCCCACAACAAGACGGCTGAGATCATTGCAGTAGCTCAACCCTGACCCTTGAGTGTAAGGAGCATCACATAAAAATATGGAATTGAATAACAGTAGGATTGTAGTAGAACTGAAGTTCTCATTCCATGCCACGACTGAAAGAGAACATATGACACAGCCCAAGGTCTCAAATCTGTTTCTCTCAACCTTCAGCAGCAACCATGTCTACTGAATCAGGGATTCAAAGTGGATGAATTCACAAATTTCCCATACCTCACTCCACCTTTTGGTATCCCTACAATATTAAAAGAATATTGGTGCTAATTGAAAGATGAGTGGATGCAGGTATGTTAAAAATGGTAAAAtgactaaaataaaatatatcatatGATTATAAGGTGAACATATAAACATCTTTGAATATTCAATCTGTAAAATGTTAATAAACTGTAGACTGTCAGCCTGCTTCCCTGAAAAGTTGCAGGTACCTATTTCAGCTTGGAGGTGATCAACAGGATTAGCTGCTGGCCACCAAACCATATTCTCTGTACTCAGCATTTTTTCTGTAGAAACAGCACACACTTGCTAGTGCATTAAATACTAGCAACATCCAACATGTTCCTATTGTTAACTGCTCAGCGGATTTCAATAAGCAAATAGAAATAATTTATCATCCTTATGAAGTGAACCTGAACAGCAAGGGATAAAATGGGATTGGaagataaaaatgaacaaaaaagaaaacaagcttagtcacatttaaaaacaacagcagcaaattTCATTGTGATGCAGTTATGATAAAGATGAATATATTTAAGGAATTTACtgaattgcttcttttattttattcagaAAAGCTGATCAATCAGGTGTTGGGAGTTTCATTACTCCCAAACCAAACTGTTGCTTATTCATCCATATGCTTCTATTCCCAGGGCCATTTCTGCTTTCGCTTAACCGTCAACAGGGTCAAGTCAGCCATCGTCAGATTCCATTTCTTGAGACATTTCTTCAGATGAGCTATTTCTGTGGATCCGACCATCACTCTTCATGCTATGGAAAGTCTTCTTAAAGGCCTCCATCATGGCATGAGCCAACTTCTTGGCTTCTAGCTTGCTCTCACACTCTACAGCATGGCAGTCCATTTGATAGGACAAATCATCGTTGATCTCCCGATAAACCCAAGCAAAAATGTTTGGGCTGACATTATGATCGGCAGTGCAGTAAGCAATACGTGCAACCTGAAAGGTATCCATGTGGACAGTGGCCTCTCCTTTGAGGTCCAGATGATGAAGCCAAACTTGGAAGGGGCGGATTTCCAGGAGGGCATTTGCTGGGAAGATGTCCTCTCTTGCAAGGGTGTGCTTCTTCCACAATTCAATGACTGGTTTCTCTGTACAACCTGACAAAAACTGCATTCCCGTTGTTGAAATTTTACCCAAATATGTAAcctaagaagagagaaagaaagagaaacaaagtTTGTCAGCTACACTTTttggtatttttattttaatatcttgAGTTGATTACTCACTTGTAATCTCATATAGACTGTTCAGTCAAATCTGGTTATATTCAGCAAAGGATCTTCAAAGATCATGTTACATTGTATAACTCTCCAgtacatctagagcagtggttctcaacctggggtccccagatatttttggcctacaactcccagaaatcccagccagtttaccagccattaggatttctgggatttgaaggccaaaaacatctggggaccccaggttgggaaccactgatatagaggctAATCTTTCTATCCTTTAACAATACTACAAACATGAAGACTCAGGCAATGAACAGGTGTGAACCACCCTTACAGTGATGAAATGGTGTAGCTATATTTATTTaagagaacaaaataaaaatacaacaaataataaacaaaatatcAGAAATGTCATTACTTCAAGAGATAATGCACTTTCCTGTTTGAAACTATTTCTGCTACCTTCCATTGATTGCTTCTTTATCTAGTGACTTCATCACATGACTCAAAataaacatcctaggatgcttaaagcCAGCTTCGGGGAATCCATAAGCAGCCATCAGATGATGTTGCCTGTGGCTCCACCCCCAACAGGGTAAAAGTGTTGCCAGATGCTTTCCTtgcaacacaagaggcttcccatGAGGGCAAAatcttccccatgtgatggggaaagcgttgcAAAAGGGAGCTGTGTGCGGGGTGatagatttgccccactgctctCTCTTTCCTCGCCAGAAGATGGTATGATAAGGTGGTAGGAGTACATCAACAAAGGATGCAAACTGTTCTTACTTAGATGACTGCCTCACATCTTTCCTCCTATGACTTTACTGATATAAATTACCGCAATGATATCTATTGGTACATCAAATCAAACTAGTTATTTCTGTAGCATATGAACTACACCAATTTTATAGATGGTTGGCCAATTTGATTTAATGTGTTGAGTGTTTTTCTAGTGATGGGTTATGAGAGCTGAAGCACAAGCACATCTGAAGAGCCACATGTCTCTGGTTTAATGAAGAGTTGTGGTAACAAAAAATAATATCACTTTATGTAGCCAAACATCTTTTGCCAATCCTAAACCGCACAAGCCCAGGGCTGTTGCAGCCCCTGGATATTATTTAGCAGATTGCATGGACTGAACCAAATATGATGCTTACAATCATTACGTTATAAAAACAGTGCTTTGGAGAAGCTTGAGCAGCCTTAACATTACAGGGATAGGGGAAAGTAACTCTTTTTGTGCTTGCCACAGTCTAATGAAAGTCACTTGCATTTTGAGAAAGGTTTCCACTCCCTGGAAATGCAAATAGCAGCTTTGTAGAGGTagtttgtattggatcacagcaGGAAAAGCAAAAGGCAATTATCAATGGGAGAAAAAATAAATGTCAGTTGCATTTGTATGAGCAGTCAGGTGCAGTTTCATCCATATGTCCTCTCCTTAGGCATGGCTATAATGCTCTGTTCTGAGATCTACTCTGCCTACACTCAAGCATtatcaatttctttaaaaatagtacCAAAATACTTTCTAAGAGCCATCTGTTTACATCCAGCTAAACTGTAACTACCGTGTAATGAACAAGCACTCAGCATGAAAACAACCCTCTGTTTCTGCAGAAGTTATAACTTTTGTTGGTGCCACAACAGAGATTCAACGTGGTTATTATTAGGAATAATTTTGGAGCACTTTATTGGAAATTCACCATGGTACACTCTTTAACTGACACATCac is a window from the Anolis carolinensis isolate JA03-04 chromosome 3, rAnoCar3.1.pri, whole genome shotgun sequence genome containing:
- the pid1 gene encoding PTB-containing, cubilin and LRP1-interacting protein — encoded protein: MWQPATERLQHFQTMLKTKLNVLTLRKEPLPAVIFHEPEAIELCTTTPLMKTRAHAGCKVTYLGKISTTGMQFLSGCTEKPVIELWKKHTLAREDIFPANALLEIRPFQVWLHHLDLKGEATVHMDTFQVARIAYCTADHNVSPNIFAWVYREINDDLSYQMDCHAVECESKLEAKKLAHAMMEAFKKTFHSMKSDGRIHRNSSSEEMSQEMESDDG